A single genomic interval of Amycolatopsis albispora harbors:
- a CDS encoding TetR/AcrR family transcriptional regulator: protein MARPSRATERRTELVAVARRAVVERGVLDLRLRDIADGAGMSSGSVLYYFPSLAELLREVQRDAVERFCEARERAAAGQSPPARLRAMIASGLPTGPDDELCVLLYELGTISRRDPAYAARHIALYERQVRCYTSILEAGAATGVFDLADAPVTIARNLVAMEDGYGLHLTQAVSPLDRATAEELLLSYARTATRCALEES, encoded by the coding sequence ATGGCAAGACCGAGCAGGGCGACCGAGCGGCGGACGGAACTGGTGGCGGTGGCGCGGCGGGCGGTGGTCGAGCGCGGGGTGCTGGACCTGCGGCTGCGGGACATCGCCGACGGCGCCGGCATGTCGTCGGGTTCGGTGCTGTACTACTTCCCCAGCCTGGCCGAGCTGCTGCGGGAAGTGCAGCGCGACGCGGTCGAGCGGTTCTGCGAAGCCCGCGAACGCGCCGCGGCCGGGCAGAGCCCGCCCGCCCGGCTGCGGGCCATGATCGCCAGCGGCCTGCCCACCGGCCCGGACGACGAACTTTGCGTGCTGCTCTACGAACTCGGCACCATCTCGCGCCGCGATCCCGCCTATGCGGCCAGGCACATCGCGCTCTACGAACGCCAGGTCCGTTGTTACACCTCGATTCTCGAAGCGGGCGCGGCCACCGGGGTGTTCGACCTGGCGGACGCGCCGGTGACGATCGCGCGGAACCTGGTCGCCATGGAGGACGGGTACGGGCTGCACCTGACGCAGGCGGTGTCCCCTTTGGACCGTGCCACCGCCGAGGAACTGCTGCTGTCCTACGCCCGGACCGCGACGCGCTGCGCACTGGAGGAATCGTGA